The Paenibacillus sp. BIC5C1 DNA segment AGGTGAAAAATCCCCGACTCGATTTTATTCGCCTAATTGAAATGTTTAGCGAGAAAACCAAAAGCAGTGGTGTATTATCATCAGAAGCAATTGATCCTTCAGTAACGTTAGGCTGTAATGTGCAGATCGACGAATTCGCGGTAATCAAAGAAGATGTATCTATTGGGGATCATACTATTATTTCCGCGCATTCATTTATTGGTAAGAATGTGACCATTGGAACGAATTGCTTGATCCACCCTAATGTCACTGTTCTACATGATACTTTCATCGGAGATAATGCCATCATTCACTCAGGCGCAGTGATTGGCGCTGACGGCTTTGGTTTTGAATGGGATGGTCAAAAACAAGTTAAGATCCCACATATCGGAAATGTCGTTATTTTTGATGATGTTGAGATTGGAGCAAATACCACTATTGATCGCGGAACGATTGATTCAACAACCATTGGTAAAGGAACTAAAATGGACAACCTTATTCAAATTGGCCATAATGTTCAAATTGGTGAGCACTGCATTATCGCAGGCACAAGTGCAATTGGGGGCTCATCAAAAATTGGTAATCGCGTCATAATGGCTGGTGGAAGTGCGGTAATTAATAATATCACCATTGGAGACGGCTGCGTTGTTTTAGCTAAAACCATGGTTACTAAAAACATGCCCGAGAACTCAATGGTGTCAGGGTATACAGCTCGCTCACATAAGAGACAACTACGAGAATCCGCTGCACTTTCCAGACTCCCCCAAACGATAAAAAAACTAAATAAAAAACTTGATGAACTTAGCAAAACAAAGGAAGGTGCTAAGTGATACATCAGTCAGCCATTATTCATCCTACAGCAGTAATTGGGGACAATGTCGAAGTCGGACCTTTCAGTATCATTGAAGAAAATTCAAAAATAGGTAGCGGTTGTAGGATTGGAAGTCACGTTATCATAGGGGCTAACACGGTATTGGGGGAGAATAACTATATCTCACATGGTGCCATTATCGGCTCAGACCCACAAGATAAAAGTTACCAAGGCGAAGAATCGTATCTCATTATTGGAGATAATAATACCGTGAGAGAGTATGTCACTATATGTAAAGGCACATCAAAAGGAGATTGTTTCACGAGAGTAGGAAATAACAACTTTATTATGAACTATGCTCATATCGCACATGATGTATTGATGGGAGACCATAACGTCATCGTCAATAATGTGCAAATTGGCGGACATGTTATTGTTGAAGACTATATCACATTTGGTTGTGGTTCTGGTGTACACCAATCATGTAACATTGGAAGGTTTGCAATGATTGGAGCGGGAAGTAAAGTTTCACAAGATATCGTTCCATATTCTTTAGCGGATGGTCCGCGTTCGTACATACATGGTATTAATATCATTGGTCTAAGAAGAAATGGATTCTCAAATGAAGAGATAAGCACGATAAAAAAGATTAATACCATTTTATTTCGCCAAAAGCGAACGCTCGATCAATCTATTGAAGAAATAAACAACTTGCCTCCTTCTGAATTTAAAGAACACACATTGAATTTTCTAAATAAATCTACACGCGGAATTGTACGAATGAAGCGATAAAATGGAAATGCCGCAAAGGTCCGGAATAAAACGGAACTTATGCGGCGTTTTCGTCTTGTCTTTAGGGGCAAGGGGCGTTAATTTTGTTGACCCTGATGCAACTGATAGTAGAAACCTTGGTGTTGCAACAACTCATCATGGCTGCCTCGTTCGGCGATCTTGCCGTCATCAATAACCAGGATCTGATCGGCTTCACGAATCGTACTCAGCCTGTGGGCAATGACGAAGCTGGTGCGATCCTTCATCAAGGTGCGCATCGCTTCCTGAATCTGCATTTCGGTGCGTGTATCAATGCTGCTGGTCGCTTCATCCAGAATAAGAATCGCAGGATCAGCGAGAATGGCACGAGCGATGGTTAACAGTTGTCGCTGTCCCTGACTTAGATTGCTGCCACCGGAAATGATCGGGGTATCATAACCCTGCGATAATTTGCGGATGAAGGAGTGGGCATTGGCCAACTTCGCTGCTTGCTGGATTTGTTCGTCCGTTGCATCCGGTTTGCCATAGGCAATATTGTCACGGATGGTGCCGGAGAACAGATAAGCGTCCTGTAACACAATGCCAAGTTCGCGCCTTAGCTGGTCTTTCTCCAGTTCGGAGATGTCACAGCCATCAATGGTAATCCGTCCGCCCGTAATCTCGTAAAAACGGGGCAGCAGGTTGATGATCGTTGTTTTACCCGCTCCAGTCGGGCCCACAAGTGCAATCATCTCGCCTGGCTTGGCGGTGAAGCTGACTTTTTTCAATATTTCCCTCTCGGAGTTATACCCAAAGGATACATCTTCAAATACAACTTTACCCTGGATCTGCTGCAGTTGTTTCTTCTGTTCTTCCACATATTCACTGGGTGTATCAATAATGTCGAATACGCGCTCGGCACCTGCGATAGCTGCCTGAATCAGGTTATATTGGTTCGCCAAATCATTGATGGGCCGCTCAATCTGGCGGGAGTAAGCAAGGAAGCTTACAATCAGCCCGATGGACGTCAGATCATGATAAGCCATCCATCCACCTACGGCTGCCAGTATGGCAAAGCCGATATTGTTCATAACGTTCATCGTTGGCCCAACCAGACCCGATACGCTTTGAGCTTGGGTACTGGACGTGCGAAGCTTCTCGTTCAGATTCTGAAAATGGTTTTGTGCCTGCTCCTGGCGGTTATAGGCTGCAACCACCTTTTGTCCGGCAATCGTTTCCTGAGCGTAGCCATTAAGCTCACCAAGCAACTTTTGCTGGGCGGTAAAATGTTTGCGTGTTCTTGAAGCGATCAGCCGAGTAGCGATCGTAATCAGGGGAACCGTGACCAGACTGAGCAGTGTCAGACGGACATCCAGGGCTAACATAATCGACAGGGAGCCAACGAGCAAGATGGCGCTGGACATCAATTGGGTTACACTTTGATTCAGTGTTGTGGACACGTTATCGATATCATTGGTAGCCCGGCTCATCAGATCACCGCTCTGATTTTTGTCAAAAAAACTGATTGGCAGCTGCTGCAGCCGTGAAAACAGAGCATGACGCAAATCCTTCACAGTCAGTTGGGACACACCGATCATGACATAGGATTGAGCCCACATCATGAACGAGCCGAGGACGTATACGGTCAGCAATAACATGCAGTCTTTCAGCAGACCGTCCGTAATTTTGGGAACGATATGTTCATTGACCGCACGGCCGAGCAGATAAGGTCCTGCCAGATTAAGTAACGTTCCAAGAGCCGTCAGTACCAGAGCGGTGATAACCCCTTTGCGATGACGTCCCATGTATGACCACACTCGGATGATGACGTGCCGGGCGTTCTTGGCTCTTACTTTGGGAACCGGACCTCGGCCGGGTGGCCCAGGTCTTCCGATCATCGGTGGGACAACGGTCTGATGGATGGAGGAAGAAGCGTTTTTAGCCAAATTGAACATCCTCCTTCCGCTGCTGCGAATAATAGATGGCTTGGTAATGTGACGAATGGGCCATGAGATGTTCATGTGTACCACTTGCCACGATTTCTCCCTCATCAAGCACGTAAATACAGTCTGCATCCTTTACAGAAGAGATCCGTTGTGCAATCAAGAAGGTGGTACTATTTTTCATTAGTGAATGCAGCGCCTTCTGAATGATTGCTTCGGTACGCAGATCGACGGCACTGGTGCTGTCGTCCAGAATCAGAACCTCCGGTTGCATGAGCAGGGCACGGGCGATAGAAATCCGTTGTTTCTGCCCACCTGAGAGATTGACCCCGCGCTGGCCCAGCTCCGTGTCATATCCATCTTTCAGATTCATAATAAAATCATCAGCCGCCGCCGCTTGAGCTGCGGCACGCAGTTCAGCTTCCGTTGCATCAGGTCTGCCAAAGCAGATGTTATCCCGGATACTGCCACTGAACAGGATGGATTCCTGTAATACGATGGACACACGGCTGCGAAGATCCTGTAGATCCCAGTTACGCACGTTCACTCCATTCACGAGCACTTCACCCTGTGAGGCATCATACAAGCGGGGGATCAGCTGTACAAGTGATGTTTTGCCTGATCCTGTAGATCCGAGCAGAGCCACTTTTTCTCCCGGCCGAGCCGTCAGTGTAATTCCGGAGAGTGTATGTTCTCCATCATAGCGGAAATAGACATCCCTGAATTCCACCTGACCTGCTCCTTTACGAGACATATCATCTCCCGATTGAATATCAGGCTGGGTGTGAAGCACCTCGTTGATGCGTGTTGCAGATACTTTCGCGCGGGAGAAGCTCATCATCATCATGCCGATTGAAGTGAGCGACGAGAGTACAACGGTTACGTAGTTGATAAAAGCAATCAAATCCCCGGCGGCAATATCGCCTCCCACCACCTGAAAGCCTCCAAACCACAGCACCGCTACAATGGTTGCATTCAGCATCAGGCTTAATACCGGTGCATTCAGCGATACGATGCGCCAGGCTTTCACTGCGGTATGGGTATAATCTTCATTGGCTTGCTGAAAACGCTTCTTCTCCTGACGTGCGCGTGCAAAAGCTTTGACGACACGAATGCCGGCCAGATTTTCCTGAAGCACCGCGTTCACCTTGTCGAGCTTGTTCTGAACGCTGGCGAACAGCGGATAGGAAGCGGATATGAGGATGTATAAGATGATAAACAGAATCGGTACGGACAAAATGAGAATGAGCGCCAGTTTGACACTGATCGTAAACGCCATAATAATACTGCCGATAATCAGCATCGGCGAACGGATAAACATACGCAGAAGCATCTGTACAAAGGTCTGCATCTGGGTGATATCACTCGTCAGACGAGTGATAAGCGAGCCCTCCTGGAAGCTATCCAGATTACGGAACGAGAACTTCTGGATATGATCAAATAATTCCTGGCGCAGATCAGTGCCGTATCCAACAGCCGCTTTGCTTGAAAACAGCGTACATCCTGCACCGCCAACCCATCCGATTAACGCAAAAAGAAGCATAAACAAACCTGTAGTCACAATGTGGGACAGGTTCCCTGCAAGAACACCATCATCCACAATGCTGGACATCAGCTTGGGTTGAAGCAGATCCATGGCAACCTCAAGGACCATGAGCAGCGGTGCAAGAATGGCCGCTGACTTATACGGGGTAAGAAATCGTTTTAACGTCCACAATGGGAAAAATCACCTCATTTGATATGAAATCATCATGTAGCAAATATGGATGCATACAGATGAATCTCACTTAATATTCTCGCAGATTCTGAACCATGCGCTGGGCGAGCGCTGACATCAGCTGCGATTCCTCGGGTGTAAAATCTTTCTGGGCTTGGCGATCAAGCTCTTGGAATACTTCCCTCAGGTCTTTAAGTGCGGCACGGCCCTGATCGGTCAGATAGACACGCAGACTGCGCAGGTCCTTCGGGTCGGCTTCACGCCGTATAAACCCCGAGCTTTCCATACGTTTCAGCATTACCGTCACCGTTGCAGGGGCGCGGCGAAGCTGTTCAGCCAGGTGTTTCTGGGTCTGACCATCTTCCCGTTCAAGCTGGAACAGCAGCGGCGGTTGTCCTGGATATAACTCAGGGTGGTTGACGAGCTTCTCATGAACCTTGTAACGATGTAGCTTGACGAGTTCTGATAATTGGCCCATCAACCGTTCATTTCGAGCTGATTTCATAAGTGCTTCCATCCTTTTAATTAGTCGACTAACTAAATGATAAGTTTCATTTGACATATCGTCAAGTGATTTTTGACATGCAAAGAAAGCATGTGTGAGCATGCCATAATGAACTTTTGCAAGGAGATGGGAAATATTGACGCAGGCCATGAGGGTATGTTAGATTGTTATTATCTAATTGTTAATAACAAATTGTTAATATCAGAATGGAGTCTTTCGAAATGACACATAAAGGTAATTCTGATCCAAATTCATTAGATCATCAGAATCACGTGAATATAAGTGAACAACAGTTTCTTGAAACCTATGACCCAGGCGATTTCGAACGTCCCTCCGTCACGGTGGATATGTTGGTATTTACCATACGAAGTGAAACGCAGGAGAACTATCGCAAACTTGCGGAACCTGAGCTCCAGTTGCTGCTGATCCGGCGTGGCGGCCATCCCTATATGGGGCAGTGGGCTCTTCCGGGCGGGTTTGTCTCCATGCAGGAATCGCTGGAAGATGCGGCTAGGCGGGAACTATTTACGGAAACGGGACTGGATGATATCTATTTGGAGCAGCTGTATACCTGGGGAGATGTGCATCGTGATCCGCGTACGCGTGTAATCAGCTGTTCCTACATGGCGCTGGTCGACAGCAGCGAACTGCAACTTCAGGCTGGCGATGATGCCAGCGAAGCAGACTGGTTCCGAATGGAGCAGCGGCTTCTGGAGGAGAAACGCCATATTCATGAGCGTGGACGCGTGACGGAGGACAGGGTGCAGCTGATTTTGACCAATGGAACAGAGGAATTGTCGGCGGTCATTGAGACGAAAGAAACGTTGGAAGGCAGAGTACGTAGCAGCCATATTACCGTGAACGAAGTTCAAGGAATTGCCTTCGATCATGCGAAGATCATTTACTACGCGCTGGAACGTCTGCGGGCAAAGGTGGAGTATACGGATATCGCTTTCAATCTGATGCCGGAGACGTTCACTCTGACCGCTCTTCAGAAAGTATACGAGACCATCAGTGGCAAAAAACTGCTGGCTGCCGCCTTCCGGCGCAAAATCGCCGATTGGGTCATCGAAACGGGGGAGTATACAGGGAATGCCGGACATCGCCCATCCCGTTTATATAGATTGAATCCGGAAAGATTGGCCCCATGAAGTTAGGAGGGAATATCAATGGAGAAGTTTACATTTTTCTGGCGCACAGCGTCTCCGTTCTCACAGTGGCACCCGGCGGATTTTACCGTGAATGGTGTTCAATACACCAGTGCGGAGCAGTATATGATGCACCAGAAAGCTTTGCTGTTCGGCGATCAGATTAGTGCAGATAAGATCCTGAAAGCAAGCTCCGCTTCCGTACAAAAAAAGCTGGGCAGACAGGTCGCAGGGTTCGACCAGACTGTATGGGAAGCGGAGTGCAAACGTATTGTCTATGAAGGTAACGAAGCCAAATTCACCCAAAACGAGCAACTGATGACCTCGCTGCTCGCTACCCGCGGAACGACCCTTGTGGAGGCAAGCCCGGATGATCGCATCTGGGGGGTTGGACTGGCGGAGGAAGACCCGCGCATTCGTAATAGAAGAACGTGGCGGGGAACGAACTGGCTGGGAGAGATTCTCACCCGTCTTAGAGAAAATATAGGAAGTGATGAAGATGAACAATCAACAACATAGGAACAATATTCAGAACAACAATCATAGTAAAACAACTGGCATCAATAGCACGA contains these protein-coding regions:
- the lpxD gene encoding UDP-3-O-(3-hydroxymyristoyl)glucosamine N-acyltransferase, which translates into the protein MPCNLNEISEQINGILIGDGDVVITGVGSINAAKEGDIAFVTDKNLNKLDQCKASAFIVPETTIIEFKVPVIKVKNPRLDFIRLIEMFSEKTKSSGVLSSEAIDPSVTLGCNVQIDEFAVIKEDVSIGDHTIISAHSFIGKNVTIGTNCLIHPNVTVLHDTFIGDNAIIHSGAVIGADGFGFEWDGQKQVKIPHIGNVVIFDDVEIGANTTIDRGTIDSTTIGKGTKMDNLIQIGHNVQIGEHCIIAGTSAIGGSSKIGNRVIMAGGSAVINNITIGDGCVVLAKTMVTKNMPENSMVSGYTARSHKRQLRESAALSRLPQTIKKLNKKLDELSKTKEGAK
- the lpxA gene encoding acyl-ACP--UDP-N-acetylglucosamine O-acyltransferase, which produces MIHQSAIIHPTAVIGDNVEVGPFSIIEENSKIGSGCRIGSHVIIGANTVLGENNYISHGAIIGSDPQDKSYQGEESYLIIGDNNTVREYVTICKGTSKGDCFTRVGNNNFIMNYAHIAHDVLMGDHNVIVNNVQIGGHVIVEDYITFGCGSGVHQSCNIGRFAMIGAGSKVSQDIVPYSLADGPRSYIHGINIIGLRRNGFSNEEISTIKKINTILFRQKRTLDQSIEEINNLPPSEFKEHTLNFLNKSTRGIVRMKR
- a CDS encoding ABC transporter ATP-binding protein, with the protein product MFNLAKNASSSIHQTVVPPMIGRPGPPGRGPVPKVRAKNARHVIIRVWSYMGRHRKGVITALVLTALGTLLNLAGPYLLGRAVNEHIVPKITDGLLKDCMLLLTVYVLGSFMMWAQSYVMIGVSQLTVKDLRHALFSRLQQLPISFFDKNQSGDLMSRATNDIDNVSTTLNQSVTQLMSSAILLVGSLSIMLALDVRLTLLSLVTVPLITIATRLIASRTRKHFTAQQKLLGELNGYAQETIAGQKVVAAYNRQEQAQNHFQNLNEKLRTSSTQAQSVSGLVGPTMNVMNNIGFAILAAVGGWMAYHDLTSIGLIVSFLAYSRQIERPINDLANQYNLIQAAIAGAERVFDIIDTPSEYVEEQKKQLQQIQGKVVFEDVSFGYNSEREILKKVSFTAKPGEMIALVGPTGAGKTTIINLLPRFYEITGGRITIDGCDISELEKDQLRRELGIVLQDAYLFSGTIRDNIAYGKPDATDEQIQQAAKLANAHSFIRKLSQGYDTPIISGGSNLSQGQRQLLTIARAILADPAILILDEATSSIDTRTEMQIQEAMRTLMKDRTSFVIAHRLSTIREADQILVIDDGKIAERGSHDELLQHQGFYYQLHQGQQN
- a CDS encoding ABC transporter ATP-binding protein; amino-acid sequence: MWTLKRFLTPYKSAAILAPLLMVLEVAMDLLQPKLMSSIVDDGVLAGNLSHIVTTGLFMLLFALIGWVGGAGCTLFSSKAAVGYGTDLRQELFDHIQKFSFRNLDSFQEGSLITRLTSDITQMQTFVQMLLRMFIRSPMLIIGSIIMAFTISVKLALILILSVPILFIILYILISASYPLFASVQNKLDKVNAVLQENLAGIRVVKAFARARQEKKRFQQANEDYTHTAVKAWRIVSLNAPVLSLMLNATIVAVLWFGGFQVVGGDIAAGDLIAFINYVTVVLSSLTSIGMMMMSFSRAKVSATRINEVLHTQPDIQSGDDMSRKGAGQVEFRDVYFRYDGEHTLSGITLTARPGEKVALLGSTGSGKTSLVQLIPRLYDASQGEVLVNGVNVRNWDLQDLRSRVSIVLQESILFSGSIRDNICFGRPDATEAELRAAAQAAAADDFIMNLKDGYDTELGQRGVNLSGGQKQRISIARALLMQPEVLILDDSTSAVDLRTEAIIQKALHSLMKNSTTFLIAQRISSVKDADCIYVLDEGEIVASGTHEHLMAHSSHYQAIYYSQQRKEDVQFG
- a CDS encoding MarR family winged helix-turn-helix transcriptional regulator, whose amino-acid sequence is MKSARNERLMGQLSELVKLHRYKVHEKLVNHPELYPGQPPLLFQLEREDGQTQKHLAEQLRRAPATVTVMLKRMESSGFIRREADPKDLRSLRVYLTDQGRAALKDLREVFQELDRQAQKDFTPEESQLMSALAQRMVQNLREY
- a CDS encoding NUDIX hydrolase; protein product: MTHKGNSDPNSLDHQNHVNISEQQFLETYDPGDFERPSVTVDMLVFTIRSETQENYRKLAEPELQLLLIRRGGHPYMGQWALPGGFVSMQESLEDAARRELFTETGLDDIYLEQLYTWGDVHRDPRTRVISCSYMALVDSSELQLQAGDDASEADWFRMEQRLLEEKRHIHERGRVTEDRVQLILTNGTEELSAVIETKETLEGRVRSSHITVNEVQGIAFDHAKIIYYALERLRAKVEYTDIAFNLMPETFTLTALQKVYETISGKKLLAAAFRRKIADWVIETGEYTGNAGHRPSRLYRLNPERLAP
- a CDS encoding NADAR family protein; protein product: MEKFTFFWRTASPFSQWHPADFTVNGVQYTSAEQYMMHQKALLFGDQISADKILKASSASVQKKLGRQVAGFDQTVWEAECKRIVYEGNEAKFTQNEQLMTSLLATRGTTLVEASPDDRIWGVGLAEEDPRIRNRRTWRGTNWLGEILTRLRENIGSDEDEQSTT